In Phycisphaeraceae bacterium, the genomic stretch GCGACATCATCAAAGCGGGCGATGTAGAGCAGGTCGTGAGATTTCCGCCCCTTTCGCTCATTGGGAATCACCTTCAATTCGCGGATCGTCGGCACGTCATCCTTGAGCTGCTTGAGTCGGGCGATGAAAGGTTGAAGCTCAGAGGCTTTGTGTTCCTTGAGCTTGAACATGACGTAATGTTCAAACATGGGACAGCTCCCGTTGATTTGGTTTTCGCAGCTCGTGTCGGATCAATACTTCCCGCGGATCGTCTGGGCGATCTCACGCTTGTAGAGGTCGCGCAGCGACTGATGCGTTGCGGCACCCAGCGGAGCCAGGTCGGAGGCAGCGGCGTTCGATTCGGCCTGTGACAGCTTCGTCGCTCCGGGAATCACCGTGGAAATCGCGTCGTGGTCAAGTACCCAGCGGAGAGCTTTCTGCGCCATCGAGGAGGAAGCGTCGGGTTTGAGGATTTCCTCCATTTTTCGTGCGAAAGCGACGCCCTGTTCAAAGGGCACTCCGGCGAAAGTTTCGCCGACGTTGAATTTCTGGCCGTCCGCGTTGAAGTGGCGGTGGTCCTTGTCGTTGAAGCGGTGGCCGGACTTGAACTTACCCGAAAGCAGTCCGCTGGCCAGCGGCACGCGCGCGAGGATGCCGACGTTGGCTGCCTTCGCCCGCGGCAGAAGCTCATCCACCAGCTTTTGACGGAAAAGATTGAAGATCACTTGAAGCGTCGCGCAGCCGGGATTATTCATGCAGATCATCGCTTCCTCGACCGACTCGATGCTGCAACCCCAGTTCTGGATCAGACCTTCCTTTTTGAGTTGCTCAAGCGCAGCGAAGGCTTCACCGCTTTTGAGCATCTCGGTCGGGATGCAATGCCATTGCTGGAGGAAGATGGTTTCGACGCCGAGCTTTTTCAGTGAGTCCTGCGTGTAGCGGCGCGCCAGATCGACGGAGAAGGATTTAGGCCATCCGCTTTCGACCCAGATTCTGCGGCCGAGCTTGGTGGCGACGTGAACCTTGCCTTTGGTTTCCTTGAGGAATCGGCCGATGGTCTGTTCGCTCTTGCCGTCGCCGTAAACATCAGCGGTGTCGAAGAAGTTGATCCCCAGATCGACGGAGCGGCGCAGGATCGCCAGAGCCTCATCTTCCGCGAAGGTGCCGTCTCCCCAACCACCGCCGCCAAGCTGCCAGGTACCCAGCCCCACTTCCGAAACTTTCACGCCGGTCTTTCCGAGTGCGCGGTATTTCATCTCTGCACCTTTCAGGGTTGCGTGGCGATGTCACTGGCCGAATGCCCCGCTCAGAGGTCGGCGAGGCGCAAAATCTCAGATCTCAAACTCCAGCAGCGTCAGACTGGCCGGGGGAAACGTGAAGGTATCACCCACGTTCTGCTCCTGCATCTCCAGACCGACCTCGTTGGGATGTTCCGCGGTGTTGCTGGCATTGAGCGACTTGCCGGTCAGACGGTGGACCTTCACGCGGTTGCTTCGCGGCTTGACCTTGCCGTGGAAATCAAGTTTCACGTTCAGCGGTCGATCCTCCAACTTCTGCACCACCGACACGCACATCCGATGATGCGGCTCGTCGATGGTGACCAGCGCATCAATCGCGGGCACATCCTTGAACTTCAGCAGCGTGGGCAGGTTTTCATCCTTGGCCTTTTCCACGTCCACGATTCCGCAGAAGTATCGCTCGTGCTTGGCGTCGAATGTCGGGCCATCGAAAACCGACTCGACCGCCCGGCCCGTGAACTTGTCCCGGAAAAGTTTGTGCGGGTAGTAGATCGTCTGCTTGATGAGCTGATCGTTGCGGGTAAACAGCACCCCCATCGTATTAACGAGCATCGAAATGTTGGACATCTTCACGGTGCGCGTGTTTCGCAGCACGGCATGGAAGAGCGTGGCGACGGTCAGCGCATCGGCGTAATCGAAAATCTCCTCGACATCCGCCTCGCGGAGATGCTGCGAGCGATACCAGACGTTCCATTCATCGCAGCAGAGGCCGGGGCGATCCTTGCGGGTCAGCAGTGTGTCGAGTGCTTCGTCGATCGCGAGGTTGGCCCAGCGGATCATTTCCTCAAAGATCAGGCCGGCCGTCATGCAGTCCTTGAAATTAGGCCGTCCGAAATAGTTGTGGACGCTGATGTAGTCGATGCGGTCGATCAGGCCCTTGAGAACCTTTCGGTCCCAGTCCGGCCCCGGCCTGCCCAGGCCGACACAGATGATTTTGATCGTCGGATCAACCCGCTTCATCTGGTTGATCGCTTCCTTACACCAGGCGACATATTCCTCAGCGGTTTTCGCGCCGGGCTGCCAGTCGCCGTAAATCTCATTCCCCAGTCCGAAAAGTTTGATGCCGAAAGGCTCCTCACGACCGTGACTGCGGCGCAGGTCCGCCCACTTGGTCGGCTCGGATGAGTTGAGGTATTCGACAAGATTGGCGGCGTCTTCGGGCGTCTGCGTGTGGGCGTTGATGGTCAGATAAAGCTCCGAGTCCATCTGGCGCACGTACTCGTAGGCTTCGGGGATGCCAAAGGCGGACGACTGCGGAACACCGGGCACACGGAAGAACTTGGCGCGCGGTCTCTTTTCACGCGGGCCGACCAGTTCCTGCCAGTCCCAGTAAGCGGCAGCGCAACCGCCGGGATAGCGGATGTAGCTGGGTCGCAGGTCGCGGATGATCTCGAAAACATCCCCGCGTGTGCCGTCGGGACGTGCGGTGGAGCTTTTAGGATCATGGATACCGCCGTTGACGCATCGGCCGGCCAGTTCCATGAACTGTCCCCAGATTGCGCCGTCGAGAGTACCCAGTGTCTTGTTGGTGAAAACAACCAGTTCAGCGTCGTGTGGCATGGGGCGACAGTATATCGTCTCGCCGTGCCGTCACATCTGTCACACTCGAAAGATCGCGCCCAGTTTTTTACCCATCATGATCCCAGCACCCACCAGCGTCACCGTCAAGAGCACCATCGCCCAG encodes the following:
- a CDS encoding Dabb family protein codes for the protein MFEHYVMFKLKEHKASELQPFIARLKQLKDDVPTIRELKVIPNERKGRKSHDLLYIARFDDVAGFEAYMTHPRHVPVIQYVDEICSSVADVDFTTR
- a CDS encoding aldo/keto reductase, producing the protein MKYRALGKTGVKVSEVGLGTWQLGGGGWGDGTFAEDEALAILRRSVDLGINFFDTADVYGDGKSEQTIGRFLKETKGKVHVATKLGRRIWVESGWPKSFSVDLARRYTQDSLKKLGVETIFLQQWHCIPTEMLKSGEAFAALEQLKKEGLIQNWGCSIESVEEAMICMNNPGCATLQVIFNLFRQKLVDELLPRAKAANVGILARVPLASGLLSGKFKSGHRFNDKDHRHFNADGQKFNVGETFAGVPFEQGVAFARKMEEILKPDASSSMAQKALRWVLDHDAISTVIPGATKLSQAESNAAASDLAPLGAATHQSLRDLYKREIAQTIRGKY